The Populus alba chromosome 6, ASM523922v2, whole genome shotgun sequence genome contains a region encoding:
- the LOC118032562 gene encoding LOW QUALITY PROTEIN: CBL-interacting serine/threonine-protein kinase 24-like (The sequence of the model RefSeq protein was modified relative to this genomic sequence to represent the inferred CDS: deleted 1 base in 1 codon): MMKKVTRKVGKYEVGRTIGEGNFAKVKFAQNRETGESVAMKILAKSTILKHKMVDQIKREISIMKIVRHPNIVRLHEVLSSRTKIYIILELVTGGELLDKIVHQGRLSENESRRYFQQLIDAVAHCHRKGVYHRDLKPENLLLDAFGNLKVSDFGLSALRQKGVGLLHTTCGTPNYVAPEVLGHQGYDGAAADVWSCGVILFVVMAGYLPFEEIDLPTLCRKINAAKYSCPFWFSPVAKALIDKMLDPNPKTRIGIEGIKKHPWFRKSYEPVGHSEEEEVNLDDVHAVFDDIEDHYVAEQLENSEGGPLVMNAFEIIALSQGLNLSALFDRRQDYVKKQTRFVSRKPAKVIISAFEAVAESMNLKFHTHNYKTRLEGISENKAGQFAVVLEVYEVAPSLFMVDARKASGETLEYHKFYKNFCAQLENIIWKPPEGAKIPACFIQ, from the exons ATGATGAAGAAAGTAACGAGAAAGGTAGGAAAATATGAAGTTGGCCGTACAATTGGCGAAGGAAACTTTGCCAAGGTCAAATTTGCTCAAAATAGAGAAACTGGAGAGAGTGTAGCCATGAAAATCCTCGCTAAATCTACCATTCTCAAGCATAAAATGGTTGATCAG ATAAAAAGAGAGATATCAATCATGAAGATTGTGAGACATCCTAACATAGTTAGGCTGCATGag GTTTTGTCGAGCCGGACGAAGATATACATAATTCTTGAGCTTGTTACTGGAGGAGAATTGCTTGATAAAATT GTTCATCAAGGAAGACTTTCCGAAAATGAATCGAGGCGGTATTTTCAGCAGCTTATAGATGCTGTTGCTCACTGTCACCGGAAGGGTGTGTACCACAGAGACCTGAAG CCTGAAAACCTTCTTCTTGATGCTTTTGGGAATTTGAAGGTTTCAGACTTTGGATTGAGCGCGTTGCGCCAGAAA GGGGTTGGACTTCTTCATACAACGTGTGGAACCCCAAATTATGTTGCACCTGAG GTTCTTGGTCACCAGGGTTATGATGGAGCTGCTGCTGATGTGTGGTCATGTGGAGTCATCCTCTTTGTTGTAATGGCTGGATATCTTCCATTTGAGGAGATAGACCTTCCAACCTTGTGCCGTAAG ATAAATGCTGCGAAGTATTCTTGTCCATTTTGGTTTTCTCCTGTGGCAAAAGCATTGATAGATAAGATGCTCGATCCCAATCCTAAAACT CGTATAGGGATTGAGGGAATTAAAAAACATCCATGGTTTCGGAAAAGCTATGAGCCTGTTGGACATAGTGAAGAAGAGGAAGTGAATTTGGATGATGTTCATGCAGTTTTTGATGACATCGAG GATCATTATGTAGCAGAGCAATTGGAGAACAGTGAGGGCGGTCCTTTGGTAATGAATGCATTTGAGATTATTGCCCTATCTCAAGGGCTGAATCTATCAGCATTGTTCGATAGACGTCAG gattatgtaaaaaaacaaactcgTTTTGTATCCCGCAAACCAGCAAAAGTTATAATTTCAGCATTTGAAGCCGTTGCGGAATCAATGAATCTCAAGTTCCATACACATAATTACAAG ACAAGACTCGAAGGAATATCTGAAAATAAGGCTGGACAATTTGCAGTTGTTCTGGAG GTTTATGAAGTTGCTCCATCACTTTTCATGGTAGATGCACGGAAGGCATCTGGGGAAACTCTTGAATATCACAAG TTCTACAAGAACTTCTGCGCTCAGCTAGAAAATATCATCTGGAAACCTCCAGAA GGTGCAAAAATTCCAGCCTGCTTCATACAATGA
- the LOC118032561 gene encoding EIN3-binding F-box protein 1 — protein MPTLVNYSGDDEIYSGGSFYTNPSDLGRLYSIVSNVDVYSPACKRARISAPFLFESSGFEQNKRPSIEVLPDECLFEIFRRVPDGKERSSCASVSKKWLMLLSSIRRSEFCNSNPVAEEEKETAAPVCNDVEMVTCEDNGEVESDGYLTRSLEGKKATDMRLAAIAVGTSSRGGLGKLLIRGSNSVRGVTNHGLSAIARGCPSLRALSLWNVPFVGDEGLFEIAKECHLLEKLDLSNCPSISNKGLIAIAENCPNLSSLNIESCSKIGNEGLQAIGKLCPRLHSISIKDCPLLGDHGVSSLLSSASSVLTRVKLQGLNITDFSLAVIGHYGKAVTNLSLSVLQHVSERGFWVMGNAQGLQKLMSLTITSCRGITDVSLEAIAKGSLNLKQMCLRKCCFVSDNGLVAFAKAAGSLESLQLEECNRITQSGIVGALSNCGTKLKALSLVKCMGIKDMALGMPVPSPCSHLRYLSIRNCPGFGSASLAVVGKLCPQLQHVDLSGLCGITDSGILPLLESCEAGLVKVNLSGCMSLTDEVVSALARLHGGTLELLNLDGCRKITDASLVAIAENCLFLSDLDLSKCAVTDSGIAVMSSAEQLNLQVLSLSGCSEVSNKSLPCLKKMGRTLVGLNLQNCSSISSSTVELLVESLWRCDILS, from the exons ATGCCTACTCTCGTTAACTACAGTG GAGATGATGAAATCTATTCTGGGGGCTCTTTCTACACAAATCCTTCCGACCTTGGTCGATTATATTCAATTGTATCCAATGTGGATGTATACAGCCCTGCTTGCAAGCGAGCTCGCATTAGTGCTCCTTTTCTCTTTGAATCATCTGGGTTCGAGCAGAATAAGCGACCATCAATTGAAGTTCTTCCAGATGAATGCCTTTTTGAGATCTTCAGACGCGTTCCTGATGGCAAAGAGAGGAGTTCATGTGCCTCTGTGTCCAAGAAATGGCTTATGCTTTTGAGCAGCATCAGGAGGTCTGAATTTTGCAACAGCAACCCTGTagctgaagaagaaaaggaaacagcAGCTCCTGTTTGTAATGATGTTGAAATGGTCACTTGCGAAGACAACGGGGAAGTTGAGAGTGATGGTTACCTTACCAGGTCCTTGGAAGGAAAGAAAGCAACAGATATGAGACTGGCTGCCATTGCTGTTGGGACAAGTAGCCGTGGGGGCCTGGGCAAGCTGTTGATCCGGGGAAGCAACTCTGTTCGTGGGGTTACCAACCATGGTCTATCAGCAATAGCACGTGGTTGCCCTTCTCTAAGGGCTCTTTCTTTGTGGAACGTTCCTTTTGTTGGGGATGAAGGTCTATTTGAGATCGCCAAAGAATGCCATTTGTTGGAGAAGCTTGACCTTTCCAACTGTCCTTCAATTTCCAacaagggtttgattgcaattGCTGAGAACTGCCCTAATTTGAGCTCTTTGAATATTGAATCTTGTTCTAAGATTGGTAACGAAGGCTTGCAAGCAATCGGAAAGCTTTGCCCTAGGTTGCATTCAATCTCTATTAAAGACTGCCCTCTTCTTGGGGATCATGGAGTATCAAGTTTATTATCTTCAGCTTCTTCTGTATTAACAAGGGTGAAGCTTCAGGGTTTGAACATCACAGACTTCTCTCTTGCTGTAATTGGGCACTATGGGAAAGCTGTTACGAATCTTTCCCTTAGTGTTCTCCAGCATGTTAGTGAGAGAGGCTTTTGGGTCATGGGTAATGCTCAGGGTTTGCAAAAATTAATGTCTTTGACAATTACTTCATGCCGGGGGATAACAGATGTGAGTCTTGAAGCTATTGCAAAGGGTTCCTTGAATCTGAAGCAGATGTGCCTCCGCAAGTGCTGCTTTGTGTCTGATAACGGGTTGGTCGCTTTTGCCAAAGCTGCCGGATCTCTTGAGAGCCTGCAATTGGAAGAATGTAACAGAATTACCCAGTCAGGGATCGTTGGTGCACTTTCAAACTGTGGAACAAAGTTGAAAGCTCTTAGTCTTGTGAAGTGCATGGGAATTAAGGATATGGCTCTCGGAATGCCAGTGCCCTCTCCTTGCAGCCATCTTCGATATTTGTCAATTAGAAATTGCCCAGGATTTGGCAGTGCGAGCTTGGCTGTGGTAGGGAAGCTGTGCCCTCAACTTCAGCATGTTGACCTAAGTGGGCTTTGCGGAATTACAGATTCTGGGATTCTGCCACTGTTAGAGAGTTGTGAGGCAGGTCTTGTTAAGGTGAATCTTAGTGGTTGCATGAGTTTGACCGATGAAGTAGTTTCAGCCTTGGCTAGGCTACATGGTGGAACCCTTGAATTGCTGAATCTGGATGGTTGCAGAAAGATCACTGATGCTAGCTTGGTAGCAATTGCTGAAAATTGTCTGTTTCTCAGTGACCTAGATCTGTCAAAGTGTGCGGTCACTGATTCTGGCATTGCTGTCATGTCAAGTGCAGAGCAGCTCAATCTTCAAGTCCTATCCTTGTCAGGATGTTCTGAAGTATCAAACAAGAGCTTGCCTTGCCTAAAGAAAATGGGCAGGACCCTGGTGGGGTTGAACCTCCAAAACTGCAGCTCAATTAGCAGCAGCACAGTTGAGCTGCTTGTAGAGAGCCTGTGGAGATGTGATATCCTTTCATAA